A single window of Thalassoroseus pseudoceratinae DNA harbors:
- a CDS encoding thioredoxin family protein: MVDLSKEHATGKFWKVDIMQMTAANRYFLVTMAGLALLWSQSCDAAPPQTAQNIKPIVWQTNLKSALAQSEQTKRPMLLKFTASWCGYCHKLKKVAFSDPRIIQQVQSHFVPVLVDADKNPQLMEALEVEGLPTMVVVSSDLEVITKIVGYQTPDQLSTKFQKVIADRVGKIRLTGNPSNRN, from the coding sequence ATGGTCGATCTATCCAAAGAACACGCGACCGGTAAATTCTGGAAAGTCGATATTATGCAAATGACCGCCGCCAATCGCTATTTTCTCGTCACCATGGCTGGCCTGGCCCTTCTGTGGAGTCAGTCTTGTGACGCCGCCCCGCCGCAAACCGCTCAGAACATCAAACCGATCGTCTGGCAAACGAACCTAAAGTCCGCCCTGGCCCAGTCGGAGCAGACAAAACGGCCCATGCTTCTGAAATTCACTGCGTCGTGGTGTGGTTATTGTCATAAGTTGAAGAAAGTCGCGTTCAGCGACCCCCGAATCATTCAACAAGTTCAATCGCACTTCGTACCCGTTCTAGTGGACGCCGACAAGAACCCCCAATTAATGGAAGCTCTTGAGGTCGAAGGACTTCCAACAATGGTGGTCGTCTCCTCGGACCTGGAAGTCATCACGAAAATTGTCGGCTATCAAACGCCGGACCAGCTTTCGACAAAGTTCCAGAAGGTCATCGCCGATCGCGTCGGCAAGATTCGATTGACCGGAAATCCATCCAACCGTAACTAA
- a CDS encoding TspO/MBR family protein, with amino-acid sequence MALEPSRTPPDYIFGAVWATLYIMMAVAAWLVWKPRGFKAAATSLTLFAIQLGLTVAWSWIFLRMHQPGWAFAEIVIL; translated from the coding sequence ATGGCCTTGGAGCCGTCGAGGACTCCGCCCGATTACATTTTTGGCGCGGTTTGGGCAACGCTCTACATCATGATGGCTGTCGCGGCCTGGTTAGTGTGGAAGCCGAGAGGATTCAAGGCAGCGGCCACTTCGCTCACCTTGTTCGCAATACAACTGGGCTTGACCGTCGCTTGGTCCTGGATTTTTCTCCGGATGCATCAACCCGGCTGGGCGTTCGCCGAGATCGTGATCCTGTGA
- a CDS encoding ISAs1 family transposase: MTRFCVHDGQETTEERYFISSLPIGVKRFARAVRAHWGIENSCHWSLDVTYREDDSRFHAKHLREHFAWLRWFTLSLLKQHPAKLSLSMKRPSCGWSNDFIMQVLVTSTT, translated from the coding sequence GTGACACGGTTCTGCGTTCACGACGGTCAAGAAACCACAGAAGAACGATACTTCATCAGCAGTTTGCCGATAGGCGTGAAGCGGTTCGCTCGTGCCGTTCGCGCTCATTGGGGCATCGAAAACAGCTGCCATTGGAGCTTGGATGTAACCTACCGCGAGGACGACTCCCGATTCCACGCGAAACACCTGCGAGAGCACTTTGCTTGGTTGAGGTGGTTCACATTGTCGTTGTTAAAGCAGCATCCCGCCAAGCTCAGCCTCTCCATGAAACGCCCAAGCTGCGGCTGGAGCAACGACTTCATAATGCAAGTCCTAGTAACATCAACCACTTAG
- a CDS encoding PVC-type heme-binding CxxCH protein: MQLRYSSSLLRLLRGQFALTAFLLAAVFSLNSRSEVRADVPFEFKQNDVVAIYGNGLADRMQHDPWVETVLQAKLKGKNVRFRNMSFSGDIVNQRPRNKGFTNDTEYLQHVAPTVVWIMYGYNESHAGPSGASAYKDELVKLVEKYRALRKEKGVDARFVLFSPIAYENTHNPHLPDGRTLNANLKAYTQATKNAADAVDATFVDLYTPTLKLYEKVDSQLTLNGIHLNAKGYRELADVIAKKLIGETVAKDASLSLIYDAVADKNWHWHNRYRATDGNDIWGSRSTLSFVDGQTNADVLVHELKMLDTMSANRDLVIWAAAAGKSIKPDDTNVPAPVAVKTNVGGGSRSSSAAKEGSPDYLSPEESLKKIKVPDGFELNIFASEEMFPDLANPVQLQVDSKGRLWAASWNSYPKWQPGDELKDSLMIFEDTDRDGVADKRKIFAHVHNPLGFEFWGGGVLVTSGPDLLFLKDTDGDDKADVRYPILQGLGTSDTHHAANNLIYGPDGGIYWQSGIFLVHNHETPWKQNLHTGGSGMYRFDPRTFAITPVAANSPNPHGISFDRWGYLYANDGTGGRSYQVRPKGNGFQMHSLLEKEFRPVPANAILSSTHFPKDMQQDFLILNVIGFLGVKQYDLDRGDGGKREYGHVWGTPVQELLSGEDRNFRPSDAIVGEDGALYVADWHNVIIGHMQHNIRDPSRDHKHGRILRLTVKGRPLQEPVAIDGEPIEHLLENLKHPVDGVRQRTRIELSTRDSDAVIAAAQAWAKDFDPNDETEAHHLLEALWLHQQHNVVNQELLDKLLNSEVPHAAVAANTVQHFWTKFDTKLATDFAAPPELHVVNYRVPRHLKRKFHNSYKRGSQIFQRESHCATCHLTSGQGNGVVYPPLVGSPWVNGSEERLIKLALHGMWGKMQVRGKVYDPARGVPPMTAFRDLLNDKDMADVLTFVRNTWGNKATPIDAATVAKVRAETANRTIFWKPEELTKLHPLERELMAKEDLTAPEVVDNRELEKELLAAAPEDLANEAWESGNARRGKRLFYTSAASCFACHDPPGSAPKLGPDLTKITKPMMPVGWVNAVLHPSQKIDKAFAQVNVLTVEGKVITGIRISEDDKGIVLRNLAAPKPITIPRDSVDEVFESKTSMMPNGLVRSLKSRREFNDLMKYLISLKK, encoded by the coding sequence ATGCAGCTCCGATATTCGAGTTCTCTCCTCCGACTGCTGAGGGGGCAGTTTGCGTTGACGGCTTTCCTGTTAGCCGCCGTTTTCTCGTTGAATTCAAGGTCCGAAGTCCGAGCGGATGTTCCCTTCGAGTTCAAGCAAAACGACGTAGTCGCCATTTATGGCAACGGTTTGGCCGACCGGATGCAACACGATCCCTGGGTCGAGACCGTATTGCAGGCTAAGCTCAAGGGGAAAAATGTTCGATTCCGGAACATGAGTTTCTCTGGTGATATTGTCAATCAACGTCCGCGAAACAAAGGCTTCACTAACGACACTGAGTACCTGCAGCACGTTGCACCCACGGTTGTGTGGATCATGTATGGCTACAACGAGTCGCATGCTGGTCCATCGGGGGCGTCGGCTTACAAGGATGAACTGGTCAAGCTCGTCGAGAAATATCGTGCGCTTCGCAAAGAGAAGGGTGTTGATGCTCGGTTTGTGTTATTTAGCCCGATTGCGTACGAAAACACGCACAACCCTCACTTGCCTGATGGACGTACGCTCAATGCGAATCTCAAAGCCTACACACAAGCCACGAAGAATGCCGCCGACGCCGTCGATGCGACCTTCGTTGATCTGTATACACCCACGTTGAAGTTGTACGAAAAAGTCGACAGTCAACTGACACTGAACGGCATTCACTTGAACGCCAAAGGCTATCGCGAACTAGCGGACGTCATTGCTAAAAAGTTGATCGGAGAGACGGTTGCGAAGGATGCTTCACTCTCGCTGATTTACGACGCGGTCGCGGATAAGAACTGGCATTGGCACAATCGGTATCGGGCTACAGACGGAAACGATATTTGGGGCTCGCGTTCAACTCTCAGTTTTGTCGATGGCCAGACGAACGCCGATGTGTTGGTTCATGAATTGAAAATGCTAGACACGATGTCCGCAAATCGGGACCTCGTGATTTGGGCCGCTGCGGCTGGAAAATCAATCAAGCCGGATGATACGAATGTTCCTGCACCGGTGGCTGTCAAGACTAATGTTGGAGGCGGTAGTCGTAGTTCCAGCGCTGCGAAGGAAGGTAGTCCAGACTACCTCAGTCCCGAGGAGAGCCTAAAGAAAATCAAAGTGCCTGATGGGTTTGAGTTGAACATTTTTGCATCGGAAGAGATGTTTCCCGACCTTGCAAATCCTGTCCAATTGCAAGTGGACAGTAAAGGCCGACTATGGGCAGCAAGTTGGAACTCTTATCCGAAATGGCAACCGGGCGATGAACTCAAAGATAGTCTCATGATCTTTGAAGACACCGACCGCGATGGTGTTGCCGATAAACGGAAGATCTTTGCCCACGTTCACAACCCGCTCGGTTTTGAGTTTTGGGGTGGTGGTGTGCTGGTGACATCGGGGCCTGATTTGTTGTTCCTAAAGGACACTGATGGCGACGACAAGGCCGACGTTCGCTATCCAATTCTGCAAGGGCTTGGGACGTCGGACACGCACCATGCTGCCAACAATTTGATCTATGGCCCTGATGGTGGGATTTACTGGCAGAGCGGGATTTTCTTGGTCCATAACCATGAAACACCGTGGAAGCAGAATCTGCATACCGGTGGGTCGGGTATGTATCGATTCGATCCACGGACGTTTGCAATCACGCCCGTCGCAGCCAACAGCCCGAACCCCCATGGGATTAGTTTTGACCGCTGGGGGTATCTCTACGCGAATGATGGAACGGGCGGGCGGTCATACCAAGTTCGCCCCAAAGGGAATGGCTTCCAAATGCATTCCCTCTTGGAAAAAGAGTTCCGACCAGTCCCGGCAAATGCCATTCTTTCCTCAACACACTTTCCCAAGGACATGCAACAAGACTTCCTAATCCTCAATGTGATTGGGTTCCTTGGTGTCAAGCAGTATGACTTAGATCGAGGTGATGGTGGTAAACGTGAGTATGGTCACGTTTGGGGGACGCCAGTTCAAGAACTGCTCAGCGGAGAAGATCGCAACTTCCGTCCGAGTGATGCGATCGTCGGCGAGGATGGGGCTCTATACGTAGCCGATTGGCACAACGTGATCATCGGTCACATGCAACATAATATTCGCGATCCTAGTCGTGACCATAAACACGGTCGTATCTTGCGATTGACAGTGAAAGGTCGCCCACTGCAAGAACCTGTCGCCATCGACGGCGAACCGATTGAGCATTTGCTTGAGAATCTGAAACACCCTGTAGATGGCGTGCGGCAGCGGACGCGTATCGAGTTGAGTACGCGCGATTCAGACGCAGTGATCGCTGCGGCTCAGGCTTGGGCAAAAGACTTTGATCCCAATGACGAGACCGAAGCACACCATCTTTTGGAAGCACTTTGGCTGCATCAACAGCACAATGTCGTCAACCAAGAGTTGCTCGACAAGTTGTTGAACTCTGAAGTTCCGCACGCCGCGGTGGCTGCGAACACCGTTCAACACTTTTGGACAAAGTTCGATACCAAGTTGGCAACGGATTTCGCGGCTCCTCCGGAATTGCACGTGGTCAACTATCGTGTGCCCCGCCATTTGAAACGTAAGTTTCACAACTCCTATAAACGTGGAAGTCAGATCTTTCAGCGAGAATCGCACTGTGCGACCTGTCACCTCACTAGTGGCCAAGGCAATGGAGTTGTTTACCCGCCGTTGGTGGGTAGTCCGTGGGTAAACGGAAGCGAAGAGCGACTTATTAAACTCGCGTTGCACGGCATGTGGGGAAAAATGCAGGTTCGTGGAAAAGTCTATGATCCTGCTCGTGGTGTTCCTCCGATGACCGCATTCCGCGATCTGTTGAACGATAAAGACATGGCCGATGTGCTGACGTTCGTCCGCAACACTTGGGGGAACAAGGCGACGCCGATCGACGCAGCGACCGTTGCGAAGGTGCGGGCGGAGACCGCGAATCGGACTATCTTCTGGAAGCCCGAGGAGTTGACCAAACTTCATCCGCTTGAGCGGGAACTCATGGCGAAAGAGGATTTGACGGCTCCGGAAGTTGTCGATAACCGCGAATTGGAAAAGGAATTGCTCGCAGCCGCACCAGAGGACTTGGCCAACGAAGCTTGGGAGTCCGGAAACGCTCGGCGAGGCAAGCGGTTGTTTTACACATCGGCCGCCTCATGCTTTGCTTGTCACGATCCGCCAGGAAGTGCTCCGAAGTTAGGCCCTGATCTGACGAAGATCACAAAGCCGATGATGCCTGTTGGTTGGGTCAACGCCGTTCTGCATCCGTCGCAGAAAATCGACAAGGCTTTCGCTCAAGTCAACGTGCTCACGGTCGAAGGCAAAGTGATCACAGGAATTCGCATTTCGGAAGACGACAAAGGCATTGTCCTGCGAAACTTGGCTGCTCCGAAACCAATCACAATTCCGCGGGATTCGGTTGACGAAGTCTTTGAGTCAAAGACTTCGATGATGCCCAATGGGTTAGTCCGTTCTTTGAAGAGTCGTCGCGAGTTCAATGACCTGATGAAATACCTCATCAGTCTCAAGAAGTAA
- a CDS encoding SIR2 family NAD-dependent protein deacylase, whose product MSETSDEFELAVEWLRYAKRIVAFTGAGISAESGIATFRDDAGIWEQFPPERFATWDGLLETLESRPDELAAFLLAVLEPIAEAQPNPAHKALAELERHRDVTVVTQNVDGLHRLAGNAVVKEIHGTLFEVVTLGGRFVRLIDREELRRIVRQLHAVRAEGSQTQALLTTIEPLIGMDANDAYRPKLVLFGDELSEPDWSDSLAAGRECDLVISVGTSGEVYPAAMLPLQARDAGARVLVIDPTVGRNANVWLKSKASETLPKLVRRAFG is encoded by the coding sequence ATGAGCGAAACGTCGGACGAGTTCGAGTTGGCGGTTGAATGGCTGCGGTACGCCAAGCGAATCGTGGCATTCACCGGAGCGGGAATATCCGCAGAAAGCGGGATCGCGACGTTCCGTGACGACGCCGGAATCTGGGAACAGTTTCCGCCCGAACGATTCGCCACCTGGGACGGGCTGCTCGAGACGTTGGAATCCCGACCGGATGAATTGGCCGCCTTTCTATTGGCCGTTCTTGAACCGATCGCCGAAGCGCAGCCGAACCCCGCGCACAAGGCACTCGCCGAGTTGGAACGACATCGCGATGTGACTGTGGTCACGCAAAATGTCGACGGACTTCACCGTCTGGCCGGCAACGCGGTCGTCAAAGAGATTCATGGCACGTTATTTGAAGTCGTCACACTTGGTGGGCGATTCGTGCGTTTGATTGACCGGGAAGAATTGAGACGCATTGTCCGGCAACTCCATGCCGTGCGTGCAGAGGGTTCACAAACGCAGGCGTTGCTAACAACGATCGAACCACTCATTGGGATGGACGCCAACGACGCGTATCGCCCGAAGCTCGTCCTGTTTGGCGACGAACTCAGTGAACCAGATTGGAGCGATTCCCTAGCCGCCGGTCGCGAGTGTGATCTTGTCATCAGCGTGGGTACCTCGGGTGAGGTTTACCCCGCCGCCATGCTTCCACTTCAGGCCCGTGACGCTGGGGCGAGAGTGCTCGTCATCGACCCGACCGTCGGCAGAAACGCCAACGTCTGGCTCAAAAGTAAAGCCAGTGAAACACTCCCCAAATTGGTCAGACGCGCATTTGGGTAA
- a CDS encoding hydroxypyruvate isomerase family protein has translation MADHPDNKLSRRAILTRTTGAALAGAFATRASAEDKKALQVRPDTTLIDDSGSSKLKGRIKQSVVQWCFSEHWDMEKTAQVAKQLGCQSVELVAPEHWPMLKKYGLTCAIASVDMSPDPPFVKGFNNPEHYPKLLKATRDAIEAAAAHGVPNVICFTGMAEDISREQGLKNCVSGLKKVIGLAEKKGITLCLEMLNTRDDSHPMKGHPGYQGDDIDYCADICRGVGSERMKLLFDIYHVQIMNGDVIRRIEQLKNLIGHVHTAGNPGRKELDETQEIYYPPIMQKLIDIGYEGYVGQEFIPTGDPLAGLKQAVELCDV, from the coding sequence ATGGCTGACCATCCCGACAACAAACTTTCCCGACGAGCAATCCTGACTCGAACAACCGGTGCCGCTTTGGCTGGTGCTTTCGCCACGCGGGCGTCCGCTGAGGACAAGAAAGCGTTGCAGGTTCGGCCGGATACCACCCTCATTGATGATTCGGGCTCATCCAAATTGAAAGGCCGTATTAAACAATCGGTCGTTCAGTGGTGTTTTTCCGAGCATTGGGACATGGAAAAAACCGCGCAGGTTGCGAAACAACTCGGCTGCCAAAGTGTCGAGTTGGTCGCGCCCGAGCATTGGCCGATGCTCAAGAAATACGGTTTGACCTGTGCGATTGCTTCTGTCGATATGTCTCCCGATCCGCCATTCGTCAAAGGCTTCAACAATCCGGAGCATTATCCGAAGCTGCTGAAAGCCACTCGCGATGCGATCGAAGCGGCTGCTGCCCATGGGGTTCCCAATGTGATTTGCTTCACGGGTATGGCGGAGGACATCTCGCGGGAGCAGGGGTTGAAAAACTGCGTCAGCGGTTTGAAGAAAGTCATCGGGTTGGCAGAGAAGAAGGGGATCACGCTGTGTCTGGAAATGCTCAACACCCGTGACGATTCGCATCCCATGAAAGGTCACCCCGGTTATCAAGGCGACGATATCGACTACTGTGCCGACATCTGCCGCGGGGTTGGTAGCGAACGGATGAAACTGCTCTTCGACATCTACCATGTGCAAATCATGAATGGCGATGTCATCCGACGAATCGAACAGCTGAAAAACCTCATCGGTCATGTCCACACGGCCGGCAATCCGGGGCGGAAGGAACTCGACGAGACCCAGGAAATCTATTATCCGCCGATCATGCAGAAGCTGATTGACATCGGATACGAAGGGTACGTTGGGCAAGAATTCATCCCCACCGGCGACCCGCTTGCAGGGCTGAAACAAGCTGTCGAATTGTGCGACGTGTAA
- a CDS encoding four-helix bundle copper-binding protein: MKNISAEMQQCIDNCNECHQTCLAMLSRHCLEEGGAHVEAEHVRLMLDCIEICRTCADFMTRGSQMHAQVCQVCSDICKACADNCETVGGMDECVAACRKCSESCGSLGG, translated from the coding sequence ATGAAGAACATCTCCGCGGAAATGCAGCAATGCATCGACAATTGCAACGAGTGCCATCAGACATGCTTAGCGATGTTGTCACGGCATTGTCTTGAAGAAGGCGGTGCGCATGTGGAGGCCGAACACGTTCGGCTGATGTTAGACTGCATTGAAATCTGCCGGACTTGCGCGGACTTTATGACTCGCGGTTCGCAGATGCACGCGCAAGTTTGCCAAGTGTGTTCGGACATTTGCAAAGCCTGCGCTGACAATTGCGAGACGGTCGGCGGCATGGACGAATGCGTCGCCGCTTGCCGAAAGTGCAGCGAATCCTGCGGTTCGTTGGGGGGATAG
- a CDS encoding heavy metal translocating P-type ATPase produces MQHDPNLRIASVTETDPVCGMTVDPQSALASEHNGNTYYFCCEHCQRKFESDPEAVLNAESGNECCHGSDSMNAKSRSSKPGVYVCPMCPEIEEDEPGDCPKCGMALERSGPSTSSKTIYTCPMHREIEQDEPGDCPKCGMALEPKSVTVSMDDQDDPELRDMSRRFWVGLALGLPLFLIAMLPMLGVPIHDVISPRASQWIQLALATPIVLWCGLPFFVRGWKSLVNRHWNMFTLIAIGVAAAYGYSVIAVLFPQVFPTSFQEEHTGLIGVYFEAAAMIVVLVLLGQVMELRARKRTGGALRELMNLTPPTAHLVENGEERDVSVDEVQTGNLLRVRPGEKIPVDGTITEGESNVDESMITGEPIPVEKSAGDNVIGGTLNETGSFLMKAEQVGGETMLARIIQMVADAQRSRAPIQRIADKAAGYFVPFVVGVAIVTFFVWLLIGPAPAFTYALVNSVAVLIVACPCALGLATPMSITVGVGRAAREGVLFKDAAALETLRTVDTLIVDKTGTLTEGKPRLTDVQPVGKWTEYDVLKLVAAVESQSEHPLARAVVDGAKDRDVKWSDVADFDSITGGGVRGTVDGQQILIGKPSLLQEQGVFGVEELIEQADQWRDEGKTVLFAAVDGKSLALLAVADPIKPSTQDAVRELHRLGLKIRMLTGDHEKTARTVADQLGIDDFEAGVSPEEKHDRVEALRNDGHVVAMAGDGINDAPALAAADIGIAMGTGTDVAIETAGVTLVQGDLQDIVRSIHLSRAVLRNIKQNLFFAFAYNSLGVPIAAGVLYPFTGWLLSPMLAAAAMSFSSVSVITNALRLRHTADV; encoded by the coding sequence GTGCAACACGATCCGAATTTACGAATCGCGTCTGTGACCGAAACCGATCCCGTATGTGGGATGACGGTCGATCCGCAATCGGCGTTGGCCAGCGAACACAACGGCAACACTTACTATTTCTGTTGTGAACACTGTCAACGCAAGTTCGAGAGCGATCCCGAAGCAGTTTTGAATGCGGAGTCCGGAAACGAGTGTTGCCATGGATCGGACTCGATGAACGCAAAATCGCGGTCGTCGAAGCCCGGCGTTTATGTTTGTCCGATGTGTCCGGAGATCGAGGAAGACGAACCCGGTGATTGCCCGAAGTGCGGCATGGCCCTCGAACGGAGTGGTCCGTCAACGTCTTCGAAGACGATCTACACCTGTCCGATGCACCGGGAAATCGAACAGGACGAACCTGGCGATTGTCCGAAATGTGGCATGGCACTGGAACCGAAATCGGTGACAGTATCGATGGACGATCAAGACGACCCAGAATTGCGGGACATGTCTCGCCGGTTCTGGGTCGGTTTGGCTTTGGGGCTGCCGTTGTTTTTGATCGCAATGCTTCCGATGCTCGGAGTGCCGATCCACGATGTCATTTCGCCTCGGGCATCACAGTGGATTCAACTCGCCCTGGCCACTCCAATTGTCTTGTGGTGCGGTCTTCCGTTCTTTGTGCGGGGATGGAAGTCGCTAGTCAATCGGCATTGGAACATGTTCACGCTCATCGCGATCGGCGTAGCAGCGGCGTACGGTTACAGCGTGATCGCCGTGCTGTTTCCGCAGGTGTTTCCAACATCGTTTCAAGAGGAACACACCGGGCTAATCGGCGTGTACTTCGAAGCGGCGGCGATGATTGTCGTATTGGTTCTATTGGGGCAGGTGATGGAACTTCGCGCTCGCAAACGCACGGGCGGTGCGTTGCGTGAGCTGATGAACCTCACGCCGCCGACAGCCCACCTTGTTGAAAATGGTGAGGAACGCGATGTTTCAGTCGACGAAGTGCAAACGGGAAATTTGCTCCGAGTTCGGCCTGGTGAGAAAATTCCGGTCGATGGCACAATTACCGAAGGTGAGAGCAACGTCGATGAGTCCATGATTACCGGCGAGCCGATTCCGGTCGAGAAATCAGCGGGAGACAACGTCATCGGTGGAACCCTGAATGAAACGGGTTCGTTCTTGATGAAAGCCGAGCAGGTCGGTGGCGAAACCATGCTGGCTCGCATCATTCAAATGGTGGCCGATGCCCAGCGGAGTCGTGCACCGATCCAAAGGATCGCCGACAAAGCTGCCGGATATTTCGTGCCGTTCGTTGTCGGCGTGGCGATCGTCACGTTTTTCGTCTGGCTACTGATTGGTCCAGCACCCGCATTTACCTATGCGTTAGTGAACTCCGTCGCAGTTCTGATTGTGGCTTGTCCATGTGCATTGGGACTAGCCACGCCCATGTCGATTACCGTCGGTGTCGGGCGGGCGGCTCGCGAGGGGGTGTTGTTCAAAGACGCCGCAGCACTGGAAACGTTGCGAACGGTGGACACGCTCATCGTCGACAAGACAGGCACGCTGACCGAAGGCAAGCCGAGACTGACCGATGTGCAACCCGTTGGAAAGTGGACCGAATACGATGTGTTGAAGCTCGTCGCTGCTGTTGAAAGCCAGAGCGAACACCCGTTGGCGAGGGCTGTTGTCGACGGCGCAAAGGACCGCGATGTCAAATGGAGCGATGTCGCGGACTTCGATTCCATCACCGGGGGCGGTGTACGCGGGACCGTGGATGGTCAGCAAATTCTCATCGGAAAACCGAGCTTGCTGCAAGAGCAGGGCGTCTTCGGAGTTGAGGAACTCATCGAACAGGCGGACCAATGGCGAGACGAAGGCAAGACCGTTCTGTTTGCTGCCGTCGATGGGAAATCTTTGGCGTTGCTCGCGGTGGCCGATCCGATCAAGCCAAGCACCCAGGATGCCGTTCGCGAACTGCACCGGTTAGGGCTGAAGATCCGTATGCTGACCGGCGATCATGAGAAGACGGCACGCACGGTCGCCGATCAACTTGGAATCGACGATTTTGAAGCCGGTGTGAGTCCGGAAGAGAAACACGACCGCGTCGAGGCTCTTCGTAATGACGGTCATGTGGTCGCGATGGCGGGGGATGGCATCAACGATGCCCCCGCACTCGCCGCCGCCGACATTGGAATTGCGATGGGAACCGGAACGGATGTCGCAATCGAAACCGCAGGGGTCACCCTGGTGCAAGGCGACTTGCAAGACATTGTTCGTTCGATCCATCTCAGCCGCGCTGTCTTGCGGAACATCAAACAAAATCTGTTCTTCGCGTTCGCTTACAATTCGCTTGGCGTACCTATCGCAGCTGGTGTGCTGTATCCATTCACCGGTTGGTTACTCAGCCCCATGCTCGCAGCCGCTGCGATGAGTTTCAGTTCGGTTTCGGTGATCACGAACGCCCTGCGATTGCGACATACCGCAGATGTTTAA
- the epsC gene encoding serine O-acetyltransferase EpsC, producing MATDVRLKEQLPELTDRIVESYLETGATHHLGHCPLPHIDAIIQIGEDVKEILFPGYRRRENLHMGNVMYHVGNLIDNLHDRLTVQICRALRHAYDLEHGVQCDQKRKIDFEAEGQKKAIAFLESLPEMRQLLSTDAQAALDGDPAARSLDEIIFCYPGFEAVTIHRMAHRLYELDVPLIPRILAECSHSRTGIDIHPGANIGPSFFIDHGTGVVIGETCDIAAGVKVYQGVTLGALSFPKDENGEIIRGQKRHPTIEENVVIYANATILGGDTIIGRNSVIGASVSLMKSVPANTVVTIEKPNLRFREAG from the coding sequence ATGGCGACCGATGTCCGCCTGAAAGAGCAGTTGCCGGAATTGACCGATCGAATTGTCGAGAGCTATCTCGAAACAGGAGCGACTCACCACCTCGGACACTGTCCGCTACCGCATATCGATGCCATCATCCAGATTGGAGAGGACGTCAAGGAGATTCTCTTTCCTGGCTATCGTCGGCGGGAGAATCTGCACATGGGCAATGTCATGTACCATGTCGGCAACTTGATCGACAACCTGCACGACCGACTCACGGTGCAAATCTGTCGAGCCCTCCGTCACGCGTATGACTTGGAGCACGGTGTCCAGTGCGATCAAAAACGGAAAATTGACTTCGAAGCCGAGGGCCAGAAAAAGGCAATCGCGTTTTTGGAGTCGCTTCCGGAGATGCGACAATTACTCTCGACGGATGCTCAAGCCGCTCTCGATGGTGACCCGGCGGCACGTTCGCTCGACGAGATCATATTCTGCTATCCCGGTTTCGAGGCGGTCACGATTCATCGCATGGCTCATCGGCTGTATGAGTTGGATGTTCCGTTGATTCCGAGAATCCTGGCGGAATGCTCCCATTCGCGGACCGGCATCGACATCCATCCGGGGGCGAATATCGGCCCGTCGTTCTTCATCGACCATGGGACCGGTGTGGTCATCGGTGAAACCTGCGATATCGCCGCCGGTGTGAAAGTTTATCAAGGTGTGACGTTGGGCGCACTCAGTTTCCCGAAAGACGAAAACGGCGAAATCATTCGCGGCCAGAAACGTCATCCGACGATTGAGGAAAACGTGGTGATCTACGCCAACGCCACCATTCTTGGTGGAGACACTATTATCGGTCGCAATTCGGTGATCGGGGCGAGCGTGTCTCTCATGAAGAGTGTCCCCGCGAATACGGTTGTCACGATCGAAAAACCCAACCTTCGTTTCCGCGAAGCAGGGTGA